One Thalassotalea atypica DNA window includes the following coding sequences:
- a CDS encoding glycoside hydrolase family 97 protein → MNFSITKITAMCCLMPLSVFAQSLHLQSPDGKIILTIDDENTPSYQVSFNGNDVISNSLLGMAFKNAPAFDNSFKIKSSKRNSVDNTWQLPWGERKHVRDQHNELLVSFAANRDSANEYKIRFRLFNDGIGFRYEVPSQKGLAGKIEITNEATEFNVAQREKATAWWIPARGWNRYEYVYNTTSFNEIDRVHTPFTFKNDLGVHVSIHEAALTDYASMTLNHGRHGEFEADLTPWSDGIKVKTKAGFKTPWRTIQISENATGLLNSNLILNLNEPNKLGDVSWVEPGKYVGIWWGMHINENTWGSGDKHGATTSETIRYMDFAAKYGFSGVLVEGWNHGWDGSWFHNGDVFSFTQAYEDFDLAKVTAHGLSKGVRLVGHHETSGSVTNYRNQMSAAYDLYAKHGVTQIKTGYVADGGDIKRVDEHGIARYEWHDGQFMVNEYLHSITEAAKRKISINTHEPVKATGLRRTYPNWIAREGARGQEFNAWGNPPNPPEHTTILPFTRLLGGPMDFTPGIFDMGFNGLGDTTNRPQTTLAKQLALYVVLYSPIQMAADLPRNYEAKMGAFQFIRDVPTDWQESIAVAGEIGDYVAFARQERNGQDWYLGALTDEKARTITVKLDFLAPGKKYQAQIYRDGDKANWVDNPYEMIIEKKSVSSTDILTLPMATSGGVAIRFKAMN, encoded by the coding sequence ATGAATTTTTCGATAACAAAAATAACCGCGATGTGTTGTTTAATGCCACTGAGTGTTTTCGCACAATCACTACATCTACAATCGCCAGATGGCAAAATCATCCTGACCATCGATGACGAGAACACCCCTAGCTACCAAGTATCATTTAATGGCAACGACGTTATCTCTAATTCATTACTCGGCATGGCTTTTAAGAACGCCCCAGCCTTTGATAACTCCTTTAAAATAAAGAGCAGTAAACGCAATAGTGTCGATAATACCTGGCAATTGCCTTGGGGTGAGCGCAAGCATGTTCGGGACCAACACAATGAATTGTTGGTCTCTTTTGCTGCCAATCGCGACAGCGCGAATGAATATAAAATTCGTTTTCGTCTTTTCAACGACGGCATTGGCTTTCGGTATGAAGTGCCTAGCCAAAAAGGCTTAGCGGGTAAGATTGAAATTACTAATGAAGCCACTGAATTTAATGTCGCTCAACGAGAAAAAGCAACTGCTTGGTGGATACCAGCACGTGGCTGGAATCGTTATGAATATGTTTACAACACGACTAGTTTTAATGAAATTGATCGCGTTCATACACCATTTACTTTCAAAAACGACTTAGGTGTCCATGTCTCTATCCATGAAGCCGCGTTAACTGACTACGCCTCTATGACCCTTAATCATGGTAGGCATGGCGAATTTGAAGCCGATCTAACGCCTTGGTCTGATGGCATAAAAGTAAAAACAAAGGCTGGTTTTAAAACCCCTTGGCGTACCATTCAAATCAGCGAAAACGCGACGGGCTTACTGAATTCAAATTTGATATTAAACCTGAATGAGCCAAACAAACTTGGTGACGTTTCTTGGGTTGAACCGGGCAAATACGTTGGTATTTGGTGGGGCATGCACATCAATGAAAACACTTGGGGCAGCGGTGATAAACACGGCGCAACCACCAGTGAAACCATACGTTACATGGACTTCGCCGCGAAATACGGCTTTAGTGGTGTGCTCGTTGAAGGATGGAATCATGGCTGGGATGGTAGCTGGTTTCACAATGGTGATGTTTTTAGTTTTACTCAAGCTTACGAAGATTTTGACTTAGCAAAAGTGACTGCACACGGTTTAAGTAAAGGCGTGCGATTAGTGGGTCATCATGAAACCTCTGGCAGTGTGACCAATTACCGCAATCAAATGAGCGCAGCGTACGACCTTTACGCTAAACATGGCGTCACTCAAATTAAAACCGGTTACGTAGCTGACGGTGGCGATATTAAACGTGTTGATGAACATGGGATTGCCCGTTATGAATGGCACGACGGCCAATTCATGGTCAATGAGTATTTACACTCCATCACAGAAGCAGCAAAACGTAAGATCAGTATTAACACCCATGAGCCTGTGAAAGCGACAGGATTGCGCCGAACCTACCCAAATTGGATTGCCAGAGAAGGTGCACGAGGACAAGAGTTCAATGCGTGGGGAAATCCTCCTAACCCGCCAGAGCATACGACAATTTTGCCGTTTACAAGGCTATTAGGTGGGCCGATGGACTTTACACCGGGCATTTTCGATATGGGCTTTAACGGTCTAGGGGATACAACAAACCGACCTCAAACCACGTTAGCAAAACAGCTTGCACTGTACGTCGTACTTTATAGCCCAATACAAATGGCGGCGGATTTACCACGTAATTACGAAGCTAAGATGGGCGCATTCCAATTTATTCGTGATGTACCAACGGACTGGCAAGAAAGTATCGCTGTTGCTGGTGAAATTGGAGACTACGTCGCTTTTGCTCGACAAGAGCGCAATGGACAAGATTGGTACTTGGGCGCACTTACCGATGAAAAAGCCCGTACTATAACCGTCAAGCTCGATTTCTTAGCACCGGGCAAGAAATATCAAGCACAAATATACCGTGACGGAGATAAAGCCAACTGGGTTGATAACCCTTATGAGATGATCATTGAAAAAAAATCAGTCTCTAGTACAGATATCCTGACATTGCCCATGGCAACCAGCGGCGGCGTGGCCATTCGCTTTAAGGCAATGAACTAA